A window of Mycolicibacterium fluoranthenivorans contains these coding sequences:
- the upp gene encoding uracil phosphoribosyltransferase, which yields MDVRIVDHPLAASRLTTLRDERTENAGFRSALRDLTLMLVYEATRDASAEQIRVRTPMAETTGSRLANPPLLVPVLRAGLGMVDQAHALIPEAQVGFVGVARDEETHQPTPYLASLPEDLSTRSVFVLDPMLATGGSMVHTLALLQDRGATDITAICVVCAPEGIAALEKATPGIRLVTAAIDDGLNEIAYIVPGLGDAGDRQFGPR from the coding sequence ATGGATGTCCGCATCGTTGACCACCCCTTGGCCGCCAGCCGGTTGACCACGCTGCGCGACGAGCGCACCGAGAATGCCGGCTTCCGGTCCGCATTGCGGGATCTCACCTTGATGCTGGTCTACGAGGCGACCAGGGATGCGAGCGCCGAACAGATCCGGGTCCGTACTCCGATGGCCGAAACCACCGGGTCCCGCCTGGCCAACCCGCCGCTGCTGGTGCCGGTGCTGCGGGCCGGGCTGGGCATGGTGGATCAGGCGCACGCACTGATCCCGGAGGCCCAGGTCGGCTTCGTCGGGGTGGCGCGGGACGAAGAGACGCATCAGCCCACGCCCTACTTGGCGTCGCTGCCCGAGGATCTGAGCACCCGTTCGGTGTTCGTCCTCGACCCGATGCTGGCCACCGGTGGCTCGATGGTGCACACGCTGGCCCTGCTACAGGATCGCGGTGCCACCGACATCACCGCGATCTGTGTGGTGTGCGCCCCCGAAGGAATCGCCGCTCTGGAAAAGGCCACCCCGGGTATCCGGTTGGTGACCGCCGCCATCGACGACGGACTCAACGAGATCGCCTATATCGTGCCCGGGCTCGGCGACGCCGGTGATCGGCAGTTCGGGCCGCGCTGA
- a CDS encoding MarR family winged helix-turn-helix transcriptional regulator — translation MGSNDTSAATELRESMMAVTRQMRRHRPDHGLTRGQLELLGEVSRAGSTTPAELGARLHVRVQSLTDGINDLVSRGLASRRADDHDRRRQLIELTPAGSALLDADRAERDAWLQATMRDTLSELEFDLLMLVAPVLRKLADADARATGTISA, via the coding sequence ATGGGTTCGAATGACACGTCCGCCGCGACCGAGCTGCGGGAATCGATGATGGCGGTGACCCGGCAGATGCGCCGACACCGGCCCGATCACGGCCTCACCCGCGGCCAGCTGGAACTGCTCGGCGAGGTCAGCCGCGCCGGTTCCACCACTCCCGCCGAATTGGGCGCCCGGCTGCACGTGCGGGTGCAATCGCTGACCGACGGCATCAACGACCTGGTGAGCCGCGGACTGGCGTCCCGCCGTGCCGACGACCACGACCGACGGCGTCAGCTGATCGAGCTCACGCCGGCCGGCTCGGCGCTGCTGGACGCCGACCGAGCCGAACGCGACGCCTGGCTGCAGGCCACCATGCGCGACACCCTCAGCGAGCTCGAGTTCGATCTGCTGATGCTGGTGGCCCCGGTACTGCGCAAGCTCGCCGACGCCGACGCTCGCGCGACGGGCACAATCAGCGCATGA